The following coding sequences lie in one Heyndrickxia oleronia genomic window:
- the lexA gene encoding transcriptional repressor LexA, which yields MTKLTKRQQDILDFIKTEVKSKGYPPSVREIGEAVGLASSSTVHGHLSRLETKGLIRRDPTKPRAIEILDLETENIPQQRVTNVPLLGKVTAGLPITAIENIEEYFPLPEQLAPADENIFMLEIVGESMIDAGILDGDYVIVRQQHTAINGDIVVAMTEDDEATVKRFFKEKDFFRLQPENSTMAPIILNNVTILGKVIGLYRNIIH from the coding sequence ATGACAAAGCTTACAAAAAGACAACAAGATATTCTTGATTTTATTAAGACTGAGGTAAAGTCAAAAGGATATCCTCCATCCGTACGTGAAATTGGGGAAGCTGTTGGACTAGCATCGAGCTCTACTGTTCATGGACATTTGTCGAGATTAGAAACTAAAGGTTTAATTCGTAGGGACCCAACTAAGCCACGTGCGATTGAAATACTTGATTTGGAAACAGAGAATATCCCACAACAAAGGGTTACTAATGTTCCATTATTAGGAAAAGTAACAGCGGGATTACCTATTACAGCAATCGAAAATATAGAAGAGTATTTTCCTCTTCCAGAACAATTAGCACCAGCTGATGAGAATATTTTTATGCTTGAAATTGTCGGCGAAAGTATGATTGATGCGGGAATTTTAGATGGAGATTATGTAATTGTACGCCAACAGCATACCGCCATTAATGGAGATATCGTTGTAGCAATGACAGAAGATGATGAGGCAACTGTAAAACGTTTCTTCAAGGAAAAAGATTTTTTCAGATTACAACCTGAAAATTCAACTATGGCACCAATTATTTTAAATAATGTAACCATTTTAGGAAAAGTAATAGGATTATACCGTAACATCATCCACTAA
- a CDS encoding copper amine oxidase N-terminal domain-containing protein: MCKYGLKTGQYHYHNSDGSISLSRQTAKRVSKPSVTPALEVYINGVKQSYDQSPVIENGRTLVPLRGIFESLGANVQWDQKNQVVTAIKTNTKIILKIGAKSPTVNGKVSQIDVPAKVRNGRTLVPLRFVGEALGATVDYNTSKRTIRITSK, from the coding sequence TTGTGCAAATATGGATTGAAGACTGGGCAATATCATTATCACAATTCAGATGGCTCCATTTCATTATCAAGACAAACTGCTAAACGAGTGTCGAAACCCTCGGTCACTCCTGCATTAGAAGTATATATAAACGGTGTTAAACAATCCTATGATCAATCACCAGTTATCGAAAATGGGAGAACATTGGTACCTTTAAGGGGGATATTTGAAAGTCTAGGAGCAAATGTTCAATGGGATCAAAAGAATCAAGTAGTTACCGCTATAAAAACAAATACAAAAATTATTTTAAAAATTGGTGCTAAGTCCCCAACAGTAAATGGAAAAGTATCGCAAATCGATGTTCCTGCAAAGGTGAGGAATGGAAGAACACTAGTCCCTTTACGATTTGTTGGAGAAGCCCTCGGAGCAACTGTTGATTACAATACATCAAAACGAACAATAAGAATTACTTCTAAATAG
- a CDS encoding GyrI-like domain-containing protein gives MEVIIKDLAELKLVGYRVLCEAEQYIIEIPQATRRLFEQIKDITTVVDPFQLYGAFVVDNETKDEDGYWVCVEVSDYKDIPTEMVALTIPRQSYAVVRHKGKNSLIGESYNQLHKWIEENGYKRLKNKWHLEKYHSSEDVDNIDVELLDTIE, from the coding sequence GTGGAGGTTATTATAAAAGATCTTGCTGAATTGAAGCTAGTAGGGTATAGGGTATTATGTGAAGCAGAACAATACATAATCGAAATTCCTCAAGCTACAAGGCGACTATTTGAACAGATCAAAGATATTACAACGGTTGTTGATCCATTTCAACTTTATGGAGCGTTTGTTGTAGATAATGAAACGAAGGATGAGGATGGCTATTGGGTATGTGTTGAAGTATCAGATTATAAAGATATACCAACAGAAATGGTCGCATTAACCATTCCAAGACAAAGCTATGCTGTAGTGAGGCATAAGGGAAAGAATAGTCTTATTGGAGAATCCTACAATCAGTTACATAAGTGGATTGAAGAAAACGGTTATAAAAGGTTAAAGAATAAATGGCATTTGGAAAAATATCATAGCTCGGAAGATGTTGACAATATAGATGTAGAGTTACTTGATACGATTGAATAA
- a CDS encoding N-acetylmuramoyl-L-alanine amidase — protein MIIHQKFIPASNTFTRPGIKMKPEYITIHETDNTSRGADDEAHANLQYRGNSRQASWHFTVDDDSIYQSLPTNEVGWHAGDGNGDGNMKSIAIEICVNSDGNFIKAVENAVWLTRKLMNDHNIPVSKVVQHHHWSGKNCPRNLRSGAKGIEWKDFITMVKADIKKEDVKVPEKENLKKHWASKAIQKAIDKKIMTGYSDGTWKPDQPLTRAEFVTVLDNLGLLDK, from the coding sequence ATGATCATACATCAAAAATTTATCCCTGCTTCTAATACATTTACACGACCTGGTATTAAAATGAAACCGGAATATATAACCATTCATGAGACCGATAACACTAGCAGAGGGGCTGATGATGAAGCCCATGCTAATTTACAATATAGAGGGAATTCGAGGCAGGCTTCATGGCATTTCACTGTTGATGATGACTCTATTTACCAATCACTACCAACAAACGAGGTTGGTTGGCATGCTGGAGATGGTAATGGGGATGGCAATATGAAGTCAATTGCTATCGAAATTTGTGTGAATAGTGATGGGAATTTTATTAAGGCAGTAGAAAACGCAGTGTGGTTAACCAGAAAGCTGATGAATGATCATAATATTCCTGTTTCAAAGGTCGTTCAACATCATCATTGGTCAGGAAAGAATTGTCCTCGTAATCTAAGGAGTGGAGCCAAAGGGATTGAATGGAAAGATTTTATCACGATGGTGAAAGCAGATATTAAAAAGGAGGACGTAAAAGTGCCAGAAAAAGAAAACTTAAAGAAACACTGGGCAAGTAAAGCAATTCAAAAGGCGATAGATAAAAAAATAATGACGGGTTATTCAGACGGAACGTGGAAGCCAGATCAACCATTAACTAGAGCTGAGTTTGTAACAGTATTAGATAATCTAGGTTTATTGGATAAATAA
- a CDS encoding DUF4177 domain-containing protein, translating to MKKFEYKVFTFNNQTFINNDITLSADLDKLGGESWELVSALPIIDGNSDGKGTSVFTDEIKFIFKREK from the coding sequence ATGAAGAAGTTTGAATATAAAGTCTTTACTTTCAACAATCAAACATTTATTAATAATGATATTACATTATCAGCAGATCTTGATAAATTAGGGGGAGAAAGTTGGGAGTTAGTTTCAGCATTGCCGATTATTGATGGAAATAGTGATGGAAAAGGAACTTCAGTCTTTACGGATGAAATAAAATTTATTTTTAAAAGAGAAAAATAA
- a CDS encoding aspartyl-phosphate phosphatase Spo0E family protein: MSSLLHEIEKLRSKLIEYAIQYGLNDSYSIKLSQELDQLLNIELKQDKS, from the coding sequence TTGTCATCATTATTACATGAAATTGAAAAACTTCGTAGTAAATTAATTGAATATGCGATCCAGTATGGTCTAAATGATTCTTATTCTATAAAACTTAGTCAAGAGTTAGATCAATTATTGAATATAGAATTAAAACAAGATAAATCATGA
- a CDS encoding SRPBCC family protein has translation MASIEQLQKINTPAHLVYLALTTKEGLSEVWTKDLKVEAVVGKVNEFRFGPNDTAKMKVIELVADKRVSWECVYADADPEWIGTTITFELTESNGTTKVDFSHAQWKAVTSCYKYCNYNWAMFLLSLKQYCELGKGTPYQERTF, from the coding sequence ATGGCAAGTATTGAACAATTGCAAAAAATAAACACACCAGCCCATCTGGTATACTTAGCATTGACAACGAAAGAAGGCTTGTCTGAAGTATGGACAAAGGATCTGAAAGTGGAAGCAGTCGTTGGAAAGGTGAATGAGTTTCGCTTTGGCCCTAATGATACAGCCAAAATGAAAGTTATTGAGCTTGTTGCAGACAAGCGAGTCAGCTGGGAATGCGTTTACGCTGATGCCGATCCGGAATGGATCGGGACTACAATCACATTTGAATTAACTGAATCTAACGGCACCACAAAGGTTGATTTTAGCCATGCCCAGTGGAAGGCAGTTACGTCATGTTACAAGTATTGCAATTACAACTGGGCAATGTTTTTGCTGAGCTTGAAGCAGTACTGTGAGCTTGGAAAAGGCACACCTTACCAAGAAAGAACTTTTTAG
- a CDS encoding IS110 family transposase, with translation MIVRFNDAKKLVGFAGVDPSVYSSGKFTASVNRITK, from the coding sequence GTGATAGTTCGGTTCAATGATGCCAAAAAGCTCGTTGGATTCGCTGGAGTAGATCCAAGTGTGTATTCTTCCGGTAAGTTTACTGCATCAGTAAATCGAATTACCAAATGA
- the glnA gene encoding type I glutamate--ammonia ligase, which translates to MSKFTRSDIEKIAEEQNVKFIRLQFTDILGTIKNVEIPISQLGKALDNKMMFDGSSIEGFVRIEESDMYLYPDLDTWVVFPWTAEKGKVARLICDIYNADGTPFAGDPRNNLKRILKEMEELGFTDFNLGPEPEFFLFKLDEKGEPSLELNDNGGYFDLAPTDLGENCRRDIVLELEEMGFEVEASHHEVAPGQHEIDFKYAHALKACDDIQTFKLVVKTIARKHGLHATFMPKPLFGVSGSGMHCNLSLFKNGENAFVDPSGDLELSETAYQFIAGVIKHATNFTAVTNPTVNSYKRLVPGYEAPCYVAWSARNRSPLVRIPASRGLSTRIEVRSVDPAANPYLAMAVLLKSGLDGIKNKLKAPAPVDRNIYVMNKQEREEAGIIDLPGTLKQALDNLVSDEVMTSALGEHILEHFLEAKEIEWDMFRTTVHPWEREQYMQMY; encoded by the coding sequence ATGTCAAAGTTTACTCGTAGTGATATTGAAAAGATTGCCGAAGAACAAAACGTCAAATTTATCCGACTGCAATTTACTGATATTTTAGGAACGATTAAGAATGTCGAAATTCCAATAAGCCAACTTGGGAAGGCTTTAGATAATAAAATGATGTTTGATGGTTCATCCATTGAAGGTTTTGTGCGTATTGAAGAATCAGATATGTATTTATATCCAGACTTAGACACGTGGGTAGTGTTCCCTTGGACTGCAGAAAAAGGAAAAGTTGCGCGCTTAATCTGTGATATTTATAATGCAGATGGTACACCATTTGCTGGTGATCCACGTAATAACCTAAAACGTATTTTAAAGGAAATGGAAGAGCTTGGCTTCACAGATTTCAATCTTGGGCCAGAACCAGAGTTTTTCTTATTTAAATTAGATGAGAAAGGCGAACCTTCATTAGAATTAAATGATAATGGTGGTTATTTTGATTTAGCTCCTACAGACTTAGGTGAAAATTGCCGCAGAGACATTGTATTAGAGCTTGAAGAGATGGGATTCGAAGTTGAAGCATCACATCACGAAGTTGCTCCTGGTCAGCATGAGATTGATTTTAAATATGCCCACGCATTAAAAGCATGTGATGATATTCAAACCTTTAAACTTGTTGTAAAAACTATTGCGCGTAAGCATGGACTTCATGCCACATTTATGCCAAAACCTTTATTTGGTGTAAGCGGATCTGGTATGCACTGTAATCTATCTTTATTTAAAAATGGCGAAAACGCATTTGTAGATCCAAGTGGTGATCTTGAATTAAGCGAAACTGCTTATCAATTTATCGCTGGAGTAATCAAACATGCGACGAACTTCACAGCAGTTACAAACCCAACAGTAAATTCGTATAAACGACTTGTACCTGGTTATGAAGCACCTTGCTATGTTGCTTGGTCTGCAAGAAATCGAAGCCCACTGGTACGTATTCCGGCTTCACGTGGCTTAAGTACTCGTATTGAAGTGCGTAGTGTAGACCCTGCTGCAAACCCATACCTTGCTATGGCCGTATTATTAAAATCCGGATTAGATGGGATTAAAAATAAATTAAAGGCACCTGCACCTGTTGATCGAAATATTTATGTTATGAATAAACAAGAACGTGAAGAAGCAGGCATTATTGATTTGCCAGGAACGTTAAAGCAAGCATTAGATAACTTAGTATCCGATGAAGTAATGACTAGTGCTTTAGGTGAGCACATCCTTGAACATTTCTTAGAGGCTAAAGAGATTGAATGGGATATGTTCAGAACAACTGTTCATCCATGGGAACGCGAGCAATATATGCAAATGTATTAA
- a CDS encoding MerR family transcriptional regulator — MSNNHLRRSMPILPIGTVMQLTDLTARQIRYYEEHELIHPVRSEGNRRLYSLNDVDQLLEIKDLLDQGINMAGIKKILVMKHEEVQKEVSMAKEEVTNEEIRKILREELLQAGRFQRPSMRQNERPRFFH, encoded by the coding sequence ATGAGTAATAATCATCTACGACGTTCAATGCCTATTTTACCAATTGGTACTGTCATGCAATTAACTGATTTAACAGCCCGTCAAATTAGATATTATGAAGAACATGAGCTCATTCATCCTGTCAGATCTGAAGGAAATCGACGTCTATATTCACTAAATGATGTGGATCAGTTATTGGAGATCAAAGATCTTTTGGATCAAGGTATCAACATGGCAGGTATAAAGAAAATTTTAGTAATGAAGCATGAAGAAGTACAAAAAGAAGTAAGTATGGCAAAAGAAGAAGTAACAAATGAAGAAATTAGAAAGATTTTAAGGGAAGAACTTTTACAAGCTGGAAGATTTCAACGTCCATCAATGAGACAAAATGAAAGACCAAGATTTTTTCACTAA
- a CDS encoding aminotransferase class I/II-fold pyridoxal phosphate-dependent enzyme has protein sequence MFQYLKNESKLKQVVENVEQQIKPIHEKIDQRIEENQFRVLQSYQKHRVSDSHFIPSTGYGYDDIGRDTLEKIYADVFGGEAGLVRPQIISGTHAISIALFGVLRPGDELLYITGKPYDTLEEIVGIRGSGIGSLKEFNIDYNAVLLNSEGKVDFAAVKNAIKPNTKMIGIQRSKGYANRPSFTINEIKEMISFVKAIKEDLVVFVDNCYGEFVEDIEPCHVGADLMAGSLIKNPGGGIVKTGGYIVGKKQWVEACSYRMTSPGIGAEAGASLYSLQEMYQGFFLAPHVVGQALKGAVFTSAILEHFMMNTDPKWDANRTDLIQSVQFDDPDKMIEFCQAIQFSSPINSYVTPYPSYMPGYEDDVIMAAGTFIQGASIELSADGPIRPPYTAYVQGGLTYSHVKIAVCSALDRLISKGLI, from the coding sequence GTGTTTCAGTATTTAAAGAATGAATCAAAACTAAAGCAAGTCGTAGAAAATGTAGAACAACAAATAAAACCGATACATGAAAAGATTGATCAGCGAATTGAAGAAAATCAATTTAGAGTGTTACAAAGTTATCAAAAACATCGAGTAAGCGATTCGCATTTTATCCCTTCAACAGGCTATGGATATGATGATATTGGGAGAGATACGCTTGAGAAAATTTATGCAGATGTTTTTGGAGGAGAAGCTGGACTTGTAAGGCCACAAATCATATCTGGCACACATGCTATATCGATAGCATTATTTGGTGTATTGAGACCTGGAGACGAATTGTTATATATAACAGGTAAACCATATGATACATTAGAAGAAATTGTGGGAATTCGTGGTAGTGGAATTGGCTCCTTAAAAGAATTTAATATTGACTATAATGCCGTACTCCTTAACTCTGAAGGAAAGGTGGATTTTGCTGCAGTTAAAAATGCGATTAAGCCGAATACAAAAATGATTGGTATTCAGCGTTCAAAAGGATATGCGAATCGTCCTTCCTTTACAATAAATGAAATAAAAGAAATGATTTCTTTTGTTAAAGCGATAAAAGAAGACTTAGTTGTCTTCGTTGATAATTGTTACGGTGAATTTGTTGAAGATATAGAGCCGTGTCATGTTGGTGCAGACTTAATGGCCGGCTCATTAATTAAAAATCCTGGTGGTGGGATTGTTAAAACCGGAGGCTATATTGTTGGGAAAAAGCAATGGGTAGAAGCTTGTTCTTATCGAATGACTTCGCCTGGTATTGGAGCAGAAGCAGGCGCATCCCTCTATAGTTTACAAGAAATGTATCAAGGTTTCTTTTTAGCCCCTCATGTTGTTGGGCAAGCATTAAAGGGTGCTGTGTTTACATCAGCTATCCTTGAACATTTTATGATGAATACGGATCCGAAATGGGATGCCAATAGAACAGACCTTATTCAATCTGTACAATTTGATGATCCCGATAAAATGATTGAATTTTGTCAGGCTATCCAATTTTCCTCACCGATTAATTCATATGTGACTCCGTATCCAAGTTATATGCCAGGCTATGAGGATGATGTGATTATGGCTGCAGGAACATTTATTCAGGGAGCAAGTATCGAATTATCAGCAGATGGTCCTATCCGTCCACCTTATACAGCATATGTACAAGGAGGATTAACTTATTCTCATGTGAAGATAGCAGTTTGTTCTGCATTAGATCGGTTAATTTCAAAAGGATTAATATAG
- a CDS encoding trimeric intracellular cation channel family protein, translating to MTWEILSIFGTIAFAISGAIVAMEEEYDILGIYILGIVTAFGGGAIRNLLIGVPVSALWEQGVLFQIALLSITLIFLFPHNLLRHWQRWGNFFDAIGLSAFAIQGAIYAKNMGHPMSAIIVAAVLTGSGGGIIRDVLARRKPLVLQSEIYAVWAILCGAAIGLGIAKQPIELYLLFIFTTILRVLSYSYKWRLPNKSIIKRG from the coding sequence ATGACTTGGGAAATATTAAGTATTTTTGGTACTATTGCCTTCGCAATATCCGGAGCCATCGTTGCTATGGAGGAGGAATATGATATTCTAGGAATCTATATATTAGGAATCGTTACTGCATTTGGTGGAGGTGCTATTCGAAACCTGCTCATCGGTGTTCCTGTATCAGCACTTTGGGAACAAGGGGTACTTTTTCAAATTGCTTTACTATCGATAACCTTAATATTCTTATTTCCTCATAATCTTTTACGACATTGGCAAAGATGGGGAAACTTCTTTGATGCAATAGGTCTCTCAGCGTTTGCTATCCAAGGAGCAATCTATGCAAAAAATATGGGACATCCGATGAGTGCTATTATCGTTGCAGCTGTGTTAACAGGTAGCGGCGGTGGAATCATTCGAGATGTTCTCGCAAGGAGAAAACCATTAGTCCTTCAATCAGAGATTTATGCTGTATGGGCTATTCTTTGCGGGGCCGCTATTGGATTAGGCATTGCAAAACAACCCATTGAACTTTATTTATTATTTATTTTTACCACGATTTTAAGAGTTCTTTCTTATTCATATAAATGGAGACTCCCGAACAAAAGTATCATTAAAAGAGGATAA
- the spoVK gene encoding stage V sporulation protein K has product MDQPIRMKNNGQISIVLNAQPRDASNTNLQKEVVPKTISTEHEALREIENELSALVGMEEMKKMIKEVYAWIYINKKREMAGLKAGKQALHMMFKGNPGTGKTTVARLIGKLFLKMNVLSKGHLIEAERADLVGEYIGHTAQKTRDLVKKAIGGILFIDEAYSLGRGGEKDFGKEAIDTLVKHMEDRQHEFILILAGYSREMDYFLSLNPGLHSRFPLVFHFPDYNVEQLMEIGKRMLNEKEYLLSHEAEKKLKDHLAYVKTMNPTSFSNGRYVRNIIEKSIRSQAMRLLTNNIYDRHDLLTIRSNDLFFPEN; this is encoded by the coding sequence TTGGATCAACCAATACGTATGAAAAACAATGGCCAAATAAGTATTGTGCTTAATGCACAACCGAGAGATGCCTCTAATACTAATCTACAAAAGGAAGTTGTTCCAAAGACGATTTCAACAGAGCACGAGGCACTAAGGGAAATTGAGAATGAACTCAGTGCTCTTGTAGGTATGGAAGAAATGAAAAAAATGATTAAAGAAGTTTATGCTTGGATCTATATTAATAAAAAGCGGGAAATGGCAGGGCTGAAAGCGGGAAAACAAGCATTGCATATGATGTTTAAGGGAAACCCTGGGACAGGTAAAACAACGGTTGCTCGATTAATAGGGAAACTGTTCTTAAAAATGAATGTTCTATCAAAAGGGCATTTAATTGAGGCGGAAAGAGCAGATTTAGTAGGTGAATATATTGGTCATACTGCTCAAAAAACACGTGATTTAGTGAAAAAGGCAATTGGCGGTATATTATTTATTGATGAAGCTTATTCACTCGGTCGAGGAGGAGAAAAAGACTTCGGTAAAGAGGCCATTGATACACTTGTTAAACATATGGAGGATCGGCAGCATGAGTTTATATTAATATTAGCTGGTTACTCTAGAGAAATGGATTATTTTCTTAGTTTAAATCCAGGCTTGCATTCTCGCTTTCCGCTAGTTTTCCATTTTCCTGATTATAATGTAGAACAATTGATGGAAATAGGAAAAAGAATGTTAAATGAAAAGGAATACTTACTAAGTCATGAAGCAGAAAAAAAGCTTAAGGATCATTTAGCCTATGTAAAAACGATGAATCCAACAAGTTTTTCGAATGGTAGGTATGTAAGGAATATAATTGAGAAATCAATCCGTTCTCAAGCAATGAGATTATTAACCAATAATATTTATGATCGACATGATTTATTAACCATTAGGAGTAATGATTTGTTTTTTCCTGAAAACTAG
- the hfq gene encoding RNA chaperone Hfq has product MKQAVNIQDQFLNQLRKDGTSVTVFLLNGFQLRGQIKGFDNFTVLFESEGKQQLVFKHAISTFSPQKNVQINFEE; this is encoded by the coding sequence ATGAAACAAGCAGTGAATATTCAAGACCAATTTCTTAATCAATTAAGGAAAGATGGAACGTCAGTAACGGTATTTCTTTTAAACGGTTTTCAGCTTCGTGGACAAATCAAAGGTTTTGATAATTTTACCGTGTTATTCGAGTCAGAAGGAAAACAACAGCTTGTATTTAAACATGCGATTTCAACCTTCTCGCCACAAAAGAATGTGCAAATCAATTTTGAAGAATAA
- the miaA gene encoding tRNA (adenosine(37)-N6)-dimethylallyltransferase MiaA, with protein sequence MVRLRYLRNEAVKILSDKKKLIVLIGPTAVGKTELSIRLAKEFNGEIISGDSMQIYKGMDIGTAKIKDEEMDGISHHLIDIKEPDEPFSVAEFQDIVRKTIDEIHERNRVPMIVGGTGLYIQSVIYDYQFSEAPSNESIRQKYEKLALTKGNLYVYQMLKEIDPESASNIHPNNIRRVIRALEIFECTGKTATEYHKQQVPNLLYDVALIGLTMEREQLYNRINRRVDMMIDQGLIEEVKNLYDHHIRNVQSIQAIGYKELYEYFDGNVSLEEAIETLKQNSRRYAKRQLTWFRNKLNVTWFDMTNEMDRHKKNIEISKFVAGKLQLKSNY encoded by the coding sequence ATGGTACGATTAAGATATCTTAGAAATGAGGCTGTGAAGATTTTGTCAGATAAAAAAAAATTAATCGTACTAATTGGTCCAACCGCAGTTGGAAAAACAGAATTAAGTATTCGTTTAGCAAAGGAATTTAATGGAGAAATTATTAGTGGGGACTCCATGCAAATATATAAAGGAATGGATATAGGAACAGCAAAAATAAAAGATGAAGAAATGGATGGTATTTCACATCATTTAATTGATATTAAGGAACCGGATGAACCTTTTTCTGTTGCTGAATTTCAAGACATTGTGAGAAAAACCATTGATGAAATCCATGAGAGAAATAGAGTTCCTATGATTGTTGGTGGGACAGGGCTATACATACAATCGGTAATATATGATTATCAATTTAGTGAGGCTCCTAGTAATGAATCGATCCGCCAAAAGTATGAGAAATTGGCTCTAACAAAAGGTAATTTATATGTTTACCAAATGTTAAAAGAAATTGATCCTGAAAGTGCGAGTAATATTCATCCGAATAATATACGGAGAGTCATTAGAGCTCTTGAAATATTTGAATGCACAGGTAAAACTGCAACCGAATACCATAAACAACAAGTTCCCAATCTGTTATATGATGTAGCATTAATTGGACTAACGATGGAAAGAGAACAACTGTATAACCGTATCAATCGAAGAGTAGATATGATGATTGATCAAGGACTAATAGAAGAAGTGAAAAACTTATATGATCACCATATTAGAAATGTTCAGTCCATCCAAGCCATTGGCTATAAGGAATTATATGAGTATTTTGATGGTAATGTTTCCTTAGAAGAAGCAATTGAAACTTTAAAACAAAATTCAAGAAGATATGCAAAACGCCAATTAACTTGGTTTAGAAATAAATTGAATGTCACATGGTTTGATATGACGAATGAAATGGATAGACACAAAAAAAATATAGAAATATCTAAATTTGTGGCAGGAAAGCTTCAATTAAAATCGAATTACTAA
- the sda gene encoding sporulation histidine kinase inhibitor Sda produces MQRYLTLSNEILILTYEKAMKLELPKEFIELLQEEVEKRQLVIK; encoded by the coding sequence ATGCAACGGTACTTAACACTCTCTAATGAAATTCTCATTTTAACCTATGAAAAGGCAATGAAGTTAGAACTACCTAAGGAATTCATCGAATTATTACAAGAAGAAGTTGAAAAAAGACAACTTGTTATCAAATGA
- a CDS encoding YjcZ family sporulation protein, producing the protein MSGYSGGGFAAGFALIVVLFILLIIVGSAYIGGGYGGY; encoded by the coding sequence ATGTCAGGTTACTCAGGTGGAGGCTTTGCTGCTGGATTTGCATTGATTGTTGTATTGTTTATCCTGTTAATCATTGTAGGTTCTGCTTATATTGGTGGAGGTTATGGAGGTTACTAA
- a CDS encoding YitT family protein has product MHKPMSKLKVIQRAIAISIGAILMAVGLEIFLVPNSVIDGGITGISIMLSHITTLPLGIFIFVLNLPFFFIGRKQIGKTFAISTLFGIIVLSIFTALFHPVPAFTENIFLATIFGGIVIGAGVGIVIRYGGALDGTEILAILFNKKLPFSVGEIIMIINVFILGVAGFVFSWDRSMYSIIAYVIATKTIDTVVKGFDESKSIWIITDKHKEVGDAILARLGRGVTYLKGEGAYTEDEKKVIFCIINRLEEAKLTAILEEIDDKAFLAVGDIAEVRGGNFKKKNIH; this is encoded by the coding sequence ATGCATAAACCTATGTCTAAGCTAAAAGTCATCCAAAGGGCAATTGCTATATCAATCGGTGCAATCCTAATGGCTGTTGGTTTAGAAATTTTCTTAGTCCCGAATAGTGTTATTGATGGAGGAATAACCGGGATATCAATTATGCTCTCGCATATTACTACTTTACCTCTTGGAATTTTTATCTTCGTTTTAAATCTACCATTCTTCTTTATTGGTCGAAAACAAATTGGTAAAACCTTTGCAATTTCTACCCTTTTTGGAATTATCGTACTATCTATTTTCACAGCTTTATTTCACCCAGTACCGGCATTTACTGAAAATATCTTTTTAGCTACTATTTTTGGTGGAATTGTTATAGGAGCAGGAGTTGGGATCGTTATTCGATATGGTGGTGCGTTAGATGGAACCGAAATACTAGCTATTCTCTTTAATAAGAAGCTTCCGTTTTCTGTTGGTGAAATTATTATGATTATTAATGTGTTTATTCTAGGAGTAGCAGGCTTTGTCTTTTCATGGGATCGTTCAATGTACTCAATTATTGCCTATGTTATTGCTACAAAAACGATCGATACGGTTGTTAAAGGATTTGATGAGTCAAAATCAATCTGGATTATAACTGATAAACACAAGGAGGTAGGAGACGCTATTCTTGCCCGTTTAGGAAGAGGGGTCACTTATTTAAAAGGTGAAGGCGCTTATACTGAAGATGAAAAAAAAGTGATTTTTTGTATTATTAACCGACTTGAAGAAGCAAAACTGACGGCTATTTTAGAGGAAATAGATGATAAAGCGTTCCTAGCGGTAGGGGATATTGCAGAGGTTCGTGGTGGTAATTTCAAGAAAAAAAATATTCACTAA